From one Magnolia sinica isolate HGM2019 chromosome 18, MsV1, whole genome shotgun sequence genomic stretch:
- the LOC131232467 gene encoding probable inactive leucine-rich repeat receptor-like protein kinase At3g03770 isoform X1: MMAQGNCSSSSVPILLVFFLLIPCTIQLQSSQSQTLLRIQQLLNFPAVLSRWNSSTDFCNTESDMSLTVVCYEDSITQLHIIGEDGSPSLPRNFSIDSFFTTLVRIPSLKVLSLVSLGLWGPLPAKIGRLSSLEIVNVSSNFFYGTVPQEISSLKDLQTLILDYNMFSGSVPDWLSSLPVLAVLSLKNNSFSGLLPDSLTTLDNLRILALPRNRLSGEVPDLSSLTNLQVLDLEDNFFGPQFPSLGNKLVTLVLSKNRFSSGIPSEVTSCFQLQRLDISFNRFVGPFPLPLLSLPSIHYLNIAGNRLTGMLFENTSCNAELGLVDLSSNLLTGSLPTCLVSNSEGRSVRYARNCLATQAQNQYPHSFCRNEALAVGIIHRKRKKVPTDKVVLATSIVGGVVGGLVLIGLLIWLVLRRKYVKKVMRRPPRRLRGTNSSTGFPSKLFSDARYISQSMRLGELGLPPYRTFSLEELEQATKNFETSSFMGGGSHGQMYRGRLSDDSVVAIRCLKLKKRHSTRNFVHHIELIAKLRHRHLVSALGHCFEYYLDDPSVSRLFLVFEYVSNGTLRSNISEGAVEQTLTWTQRIAAAMGVAKGIQFLHTGIVPGIFANDLKATNVLLDQNLVAKISSYNLPVLAENITEVGAGISSNALKESRVSGSLSCTCGCVTCRAKHEDKNDVYDFGVILLEIIVGRPITSQSEVDIVKDQLQASIAAEEVARRSIVDPTVTNTCLDESLKTVMEICIRCLSKEPAERPSIEDVLWNLQFAAQVQDASKGDYQSSDGSPISPSQPSQMQLVIQ; the protein is encoded by the exons ATGATGGCTCAAGGGAACTGCTCTTCTTCATCTGTTCCCATTTTGCTtgtattttttcttttgattCCTTGCACAATCCAGCTCCAATCCTCTCAATCCCAGACCCTTCTTCGAATTCAGCAGCTATTGAACTTCCCAGCTGTCCTAAGCCGCTGGAATAGCTCCACGGATTTCTGCAACACCGAGTCCGACATGTCTCTGACCGTCGTTTGTTATGAAGACAGCATAACACAACTGCATATCATTGGCGAAGATGGGTCTCCCTCTTTGCCGCGGAATTTCTCTATCGATTCTTTCTTCACCACTCTTGTAAGGATTCCGAGCCTGAAAGTCCTCTCGTTGGTTTCTCTCGGTTTGTGGGGTCCTCTTCCTGCTAAAATCGGCCGTTTATCTTCGCTGGAGATTGTCAACGTGAGTTCAAATTTCTTTTACGGCACTGTTCCTCAAGAGATTTCGTCGTTGAAGGACCTCCAAACGCTTATCCTAGATTATAACATGTTCAGTGGCTCTGTTCCTGATTGGTTGAGTTCGCTCCCTGTTCTGGCTGTCCTGAGCTTGAAGAACAATTCATTCAGCGGGCTTCTGCCTGATTCATTAACGACTCTGGATAATCTCAGAATTCTAGCACTTCCAAGGAATCGTTTATCTGGAGAAGTGCCCGATCTGAGCAGTTTGACAAACCTTCAAGTGCTTGACTTGGAAGATAATTTCTTTGGGCctcagtttccaagtttgggaaaCAAGTTGGTTACTCTTGTATTGAGCAAGAACAGGTTTAGCTCCGGCATTCCTTCTGAAGTAACCTCCTGTTTTCAGCTTCAACGGCTGGATATTTCCTTCAATAGATTTGTTGGGCCATTCCCGCTGCCATTGTTATCTCTGCCTTCAATTCATTATCTGAATATTGCTGGAAACAGATTGACGGGAATGCTTTTTGAAAATACATCATGCAATGCCGAACTTGGACTTGTGGATTTGTCTTCGAATCTTTTGACAGGGAGCTTGCCAACATGTCTGGTCTCAAATTCTGAGGGCAGGTCTGTTCGGTATGCAAGGAATTGTTTAGCAACTCAAGCTCAAAATCAATATCCCCACTCATTCTGCCGGAATGAGGCGTTAGCTGTGGGGATAATTCATCGTAAGCGAAAGAAGGTGCCAACTGATAAGGTGGTTCTTGCGACAAGTATAGTTGGAGGGGTTGTTGGGGGACTTGTGCTCATTGGCCTCTTGATATGGCTGGTACTTAGAAGAAAGTATGTGAAAAAGGTGATGAGAAGGCCACCAAGAAGATTGAGAGGGACAAATTCTTCGACTGGATTTCCCTCGAAGCTGTTTTCAGATGCAA GGTACATATCTCAAAGTATGCGATTGGGAGAACTTGGCCTTCCACCTTATCGGACATTTTCATTGGAGGAGCTTGAGCAAGCTACAAAAAACTTTGAAACATCAAGCTTCATGGGTGGAGGTTCTCATGGTCAG ATGTACAGAGGTCGGTTGAGTGATGATTCTGTTGTAGCAATAAGATGCTTGAAATTGAAAAAAAGGCACAGTACCCGGAACTTTGTGCACCACATTGAACTAATTGCAAAGCTAAGACATCGCCATTTGGTCAGCGCTCTCGGGCACTGCTTTGAGTATTATCTCGATGATCCAAGTGTCAGCAGACTATTTCTTGTCTTCGAATATGTATCAAATGGGACACTAAGAAGCAACATCTCTG AGGGAGCTGTAGAGCAAACACTCACCTGGACACAAAGGATTGCAGCTGCCATGGGTGTAGCAAAGGGTATTCAGTTTCTTCATACTGGCATTGTACCTGGAATATTTGCAAATGACCTGAAAGCAACAAATGTTCTGTTGGATCAAAACCTTGTTGCGAAAATTAGCAGCTATAATCTCCCAGTATTGGCAGAAAATATTACTGAG GTGGGAGCAGGAATATCTTCGAATGCATTAAAAGAATCCAGAGTTTCTGGAAG TTTAAGTTGTACATGTGGTTGTGTCACTTGCAGGGCAAAGCATGAGGATAAAAATGATGTCTATGACTTTGGTGTAATCTTACTAGAGATCATTGTGGGAAGGCCTATCACATCCCAGAGTGAAGTGGACATTGTAAAAGATCAG TTGCAAGCAAGCATAGCAGCAGAGGAAGTTGCTCGAAGGAGCATAGTTGATCCAACTGTTACCAACACTTGCTTGGATGAATCGCTGAAGACAGTAATGGAGATATGCATCAGGTGCCTGTCTAAAGAGCCTGCAGAGAGACCTTCCATTGAGGATGTGCTGTGGAACCTG
- the LOC131232467 gene encoding probable inactive leucine-rich repeat receptor-like protein kinase At3g03770 isoform X2 yields the protein MMAQGNCSSSSVPILLVFFLLIPCTIQLQSSQSQTLLRIQQLLNFPAVLSRWNSSTDFCNTESDMSLTVVCYEDSITQLHIIGEDGSPSLPRNFSIDSFFTTLVRIPSLKVLSLVSLGLWGPLPAKIGRLSSLEIVNVSSNFFYGTVPQEISSLKDLQTLILDYNMFSGSVPDWLSSLPVLAVLSLKNNSFSGLLPDSLTTLDNLRILALPRNRLSGEVPDLSSLTNLQVLDLEDNFFGPQFPSLGNKLVTLVLSKNRFSSGIPSEVTSCFQLQRLDISFNRFVGPFPLPLLSLPSIHYLNIAGNRLTGMLFENTSCNAELGLVDLSSNLLTGSLPTCLVSNSEGRSVRYARNCLATQAQNQYPHSFCRNEALAVGIIHRKRKKVPTDKVVLATSIVGGVVGGLVLIGLLIWLVLRRKYVKKVMRRPPRRLRGTNSSTGFPSKLFSDARYISQSMRLGELGLPPYRTFSLEELEQATKNFETSSFMGGGSHGQMYRGRLSDDSVVAIRCLKLKKRHSTRNFVHHIELIAKLRHRHLVSALGHCFEYYLDDPSVSRLFLVFEYVSNGTLRSNISEGAVEQTLTWTQRIAAAMGVAKGIQFLHTGIVPGIFANDLKATNVLLDQNLVAKISSYNLPVLAENITEVGAGISSNALKESRVSGRAKHEDKNDVYDFGVILLEIIVGRPITSQSEVDIVKDQLQASIAAEEVARRSIVDPTVTNTCLDESLKTVMEICIRCLSKEPAERPSIEDVLWNLQFAAQVQDASKGDYQSSDGSPISPSQPSQMQLVIQ from the exons ATGATGGCTCAAGGGAACTGCTCTTCTTCATCTGTTCCCATTTTGCTtgtattttttcttttgattCCTTGCACAATCCAGCTCCAATCCTCTCAATCCCAGACCCTTCTTCGAATTCAGCAGCTATTGAACTTCCCAGCTGTCCTAAGCCGCTGGAATAGCTCCACGGATTTCTGCAACACCGAGTCCGACATGTCTCTGACCGTCGTTTGTTATGAAGACAGCATAACACAACTGCATATCATTGGCGAAGATGGGTCTCCCTCTTTGCCGCGGAATTTCTCTATCGATTCTTTCTTCACCACTCTTGTAAGGATTCCGAGCCTGAAAGTCCTCTCGTTGGTTTCTCTCGGTTTGTGGGGTCCTCTTCCTGCTAAAATCGGCCGTTTATCTTCGCTGGAGATTGTCAACGTGAGTTCAAATTTCTTTTACGGCACTGTTCCTCAAGAGATTTCGTCGTTGAAGGACCTCCAAACGCTTATCCTAGATTATAACATGTTCAGTGGCTCTGTTCCTGATTGGTTGAGTTCGCTCCCTGTTCTGGCTGTCCTGAGCTTGAAGAACAATTCATTCAGCGGGCTTCTGCCTGATTCATTAACGACTCTGGATAATCTCAGAATTCTAGCACTTCCAAGGAATCGTTTATCTGGAGAAGTGCCCGATCTGAGCAGTTTGACAAACCTTCAAGTGCTTGACTTGGAAGATAATTTCTTTGGGCctcagtttccaagtttgggaaaCAAGTTGGTTACTCTTGTATTGAGCAAGAACAGGTTTAGCTCCGGCATTCCTTCTGAAGTAACCTCCTGTTTTCAGCTTCAACGGCTGGATATTTCCTTCAATAGATTTGTTGGGCCATTCCCGCTGCCATTGTTATCTCTGCCTTCAATTCATTATCTGAATATTGCTGGAAACAGATTGACGGGAATGCTTTTTGAAAATACATCATGCAATGCCGAACTTGGACTTGTGGATTTGTCTTCGAATCTTTTGACAGGGAGCTTGCCAACATGTCTGGTCTCAAATTCTGAGGGCAGGTCTGTTCGGTATGCAAGGAATTGTTTAGCAACTCAAGCTCAAAATCAATATCCCCACTCATTCTGCCGGAATGAGGCGTTAGCTGTGGGGATAATTCATCGTAAGCGAAAGAAGGTGCCAACTGATAAGGTGGTTCTTGCGACAAGTATAGTTGGAGGGGTTGTTGGGGGACTTGTGCTCATTGGCCTCTTGATATGGCTGGTACTTAGAAGAAAGTATGTGAAAAAGGTGATGAGAAGGCCACCAAGAAGATTGAGAGGGACAAATTCTTCGACTGGATTTCCCTCGAAGCTGTTTTCAGATGCAA GGTACATATCTCAAAGTATGCGATTGGGAGAACTTGGCCTTCCACCTTATCGGACATTTTCATTGGAGGAGCTTGAGCAAGCTACAAAAAACTTTGAAACATCAAGCTTCATGGGTGGAGGTTCTCATGGTCAG ATGTACAGAGGTCGGTTGAGTGATGATTCTGTTGTAGCAATAAGATGCTTGAAATTGAAAAAAAGGCACAGTACCCGGAACTTTGTGCACCACATTGAACTAATTGCAAAGCTAAGACATCGCCATTTGGTCAGCGCTCTCGGGCACTGCTTTGAGTATTATCTCGATGATCCAAGTGTCAGCAGACTATTTCTTGTCTTCGAATATGTATCAAATGGGACACTAAGAAGCAACATCTCTG AGGGAGCTGTAGAGCAAACACTCACCTGGACACAAAGGATTGCAGCTGCCATGGGTGTAGCAAAGGGTATTCAGTTTCTTCATACTGGCATTGTACCTGGAATATTTGCAAATGACCTGAAAGCAACAAATGTTCTGTTGGATCAAAACCTTGTTGCGAAAATTAGCAGCTATAATCTCCCAGTATTGGCAGAAAATATTACTGAG GTGGGAGCAGGAATATCTTCGAATGCATTAAAAGAATCCAGAGTTTCTGGAAG GGCAAAGCATGAGGATAAAAATGATGTCTATGACTTTGGTGTAATCTTACTAGAGATCATTGTGGGAAGGCCTATCACATCCCAGAGTGAAGTGGACATTGTAAAAGATCAG TTGCAAGCAAGCATAGCAGCAGAGGAAGTTGCTCGAAGGAGCATAGTTGATCCAACTGTTACCAACACTTGCTTGGATGAATCGCTGAAGACAGTAATGGAGATATGCATCAGGTGCCTGTCTAAAGAGCCTGCAGAGAGACCTTCCATTGAGGATGTGCTGTGGAACCTG